A single Pedobacter sp. PACM 27299 DNA region contains:
- a CDS encoding YegJ family protein codes for MGFLSSFFRKGKSTGGEKEFGLGYIPREAAELSWATEKARLTLWYFEEHLKRPTLGQDYFSIKVKVKDEGRVEHLWLSAPDFDEEGNFYGKVGNEPIQVKNIKLGQEIGVGRSLISDWMIVEQGTLLGGYTIRAIRDGLPQVEKQFFDESIGIAIDAGADHFIPDFNTPEGAITALEQAYTNKDLQAAIICKDFREEARMVLGEVNMADFDLIQETSEVLEAAYIESLQKCGMPDLSHAKRAFTKREQFNEDACIVTEVCTFPNGVVSTQKLLTIKTSQGWKVIGVYDKNIAS; via the coding sequence ATGGGTTTCTTATCGTCATTTTTTAGAAAAGGCAAGTCAACAGGAGGAGAAAAAGAATTTGGTCTCGGGTATATTCCCAGAGAAGCTGCTGAGCTGAGTTGGGCAACAGAAAAAGCAAGATTAACACTGTGGTATTTTGAGGAACACCTGAAAAGACCAACCTTAGGTCAGGATTATTTTTCGATAAAAGTAAAGGTAAAGGATGAGGGGCGTGTAGAACACCTATGGCTATCAGCGCCAGATTTTGATGAGGAAGGAAACTTTTATGGAAAAGTGGGCAATGAACCGATTCAGGTGAAAAACATAAAATTGGGACAGGAAATTGGAGTTGGCAGGTCTTTAATCTCTGATTGGATGATTGTAGAACAAGGCACTTTACTTGGCGGATATACCATTCGGGCAATTCGCGATGGACTGCCGCAGGTAGAAAAACAATTCTTTGATGAGTCCATCGGTATTGCCATAGATGCCGGAGCAGATCATTTTATCCCGGACTTTAATACACCGGAAGGAGCCATCACTGCTTTAGAACAAGCTTACACAAACAAAGATCTCCAGGCAGCAATTATTTGTAAAGATTTCCGGGAAGAAGCGCGCATGGTTTTGGGGGAAGTCAATATGGCTGATTTTGACCTGATTCAGGAAACGTCAGAAGTGCTGGAGGCCGCTTATATAGAAAGTCTGCAGAAATGTGGAATGCCAGATTTATCTCATGCAAAGCGTGCATTTACTAAAAGGGAGCAATTTAATGAGGATGCCTGTATCGTGACAGAAGTCTGTACTTTTCCTAATGGAGTAGTGAGTACACAAAAACTGCTGACCATTAAAACCAGCCAAGGTTGGAAAGTGATAGGAGTGTACGATAAAAACATTGCTTCCTAA